A portion of the Sulfuriferula sp. AH1 genome contains these proteins:
- a CDS encoding GGDEF domain-containing protein, whose translation MNAQHDANEISTEANRLSIVMEHDDGILSSYLTNSQIVVESKLHTGVRVIHPVQGINKIIGFLIIDCASLIQKDQDLAAGFMRIYYNWLQLINDNERDTLTGLLNRKTFDAHIEKTLVAAHAGKKRSEDTDHPDYLAILDIDHFKKINDKFGHLYGDEVLLLFSSIMRQAFRESDQLFRYGGEEFVVILKNARADMAMNILQRFRKKVEAHTFPQIGSITVSIGFVTIAGQNLPSTVIEQADHALYHAKEHGRNQVCSFEALQAEGQAYSEIAYSNDIEMF comes from the coding sequence ATGAATGCACAACATGATGCAAACGAGATATCCACCGAAGCAAATCGGCTCTCCATTGTCATGGAACATGACGATGGCATTTTGAGCAGCTATCTGACCAATTCCCAGATAGTCGTCGAATCAAAACTCCACACCGGTGTGCGTGTAATTCATCCTGTACAGGGTATCAATAAAATCATCGGATTCCTGATAATCGACTGCGCATCGCTGATACAAAAAGATCAGGATCTGGCCGCAGGGTTCATGCGCATCTACTACAACTGGTTACAGCTCATTAACGACAATGAACGTGACACGCTGACCGGCTTGCTCAACCGCAAAACTTTCGATGCGCATATCGAGAAAACTCTGGTCGCAGCTCACGCCGGGAAAAAACGCAGCGAAGATACCGACCATCCGGATTATCTGGCGATACTGGATATAGATCATTTCAAGAAAATAAATGACAAGTTCGGACATTTATACGGAGATGAAGTACTGTTATTGTTTTCGAGCATCATGCGCCAGGCATTCCGCGAAAGTGATCAACTATTCCGCTATGGCGGTGAAGAGTTTGTCGTCATTCTCAAAAATGCCCGTGCGGATATGGCAATGAATATATTGCAACGCTTCCGCAAGAAGGTCGAAGCCCATACTTTTCCGCAAATCGGCAGTATTACCGTCAGCATTGGTTTTGTGACGATTGCTGGACAGAATTTGCCCAGCACGGTTATCGAACAGGCCGACCATGCCCTATATCATGCCAAAGAGCATGGCCGGAACCAGGTTTGCTCATTTGAAGCCTTGCAGGCCGAAGGGCAAGCCTATTCGGAAATCGCATACAGCAACGATATTGAAATGTTTTGA
- a CDS encoding low molecular weight protein-tyrosine-phosphatase produces the protein MASSKKIAVLFICMGNICRSPMAEGVFTQKADQLGLAEYILIDSAGTHDYHIGAMPDRRARQTMADAGYDISGLRARQVCSDDFEKFDHILAMDENNLAHLKRMAGINQHKVQLCLNFSSRFVGQAVPDPYYGEQDGFELVRAMVDAAADGLLIVVGDDLKA, from the coding sequence GTGGCAAGTTCGAAGAAGATTGCAGTGCTTTTTATTTGCATGGGCAACATCTGCCGCTCACCCATGGCGGAAGGGGTATTTACTCAAAAAGCTGATCAGTTGGGTTTGGCAGAATATATATTGATCGATTCGGCGGGTACTCATGATTATCACATAGGGGCGATGCCCGATCGGCGTGCTCGGCAGACGATGGCCGATGCCGGCTACGATATTTCAGGTTTGCGTGCACGTCAGGTTTGCTCTGATGATTTCGAAAAATTCGATCATATATTGGCAATGGATGAGAATAACCTTGCCCATTTAAAACGCATGGCGGGCATTAATCAGCACAAGGTCCAGCTGTGCCTGAATTTCAGCAGCAGGTTCGTTGGGCAAGCGGTGCCTGATCCCTATTACGGTGAGCAAGACGGGTTTGAGTTGGTGCGGGCAATGGTGGATGCTGCTGCTGATGGATTGCTGATTGTCGTAGGGGACGATTTGAAAGCATAA
- a CDS encoding Rne/Rng family ribonuclease, translated as MKRMLFNATQAEELRVAIVDGQKLVDLDIESANKEQRKSNIYKGIVTRVEPSLEAAFIDYGSDRHGFLPFKELSRACYSVDAPESGRPRIQDVLREGQELIVQVEKDERGNKGAALTTYISLAGRYLVLMPNNPRGGGVSRRIEGEERNELRDVMAQLVIPAGMSIIARTAGIGRGVEELQWDLNYLLQLWNAIDGAANSQKGAFLIYQESSLVIRAIRDYFQPDIGEILIDTEEVYEQAQQFMSHVMPGNVHKVKLYKDDVPLFSRFQIEHQIETAFSREVSLPSGGAIVIDHTEALVSVDVNSARSTRGTDIEQTAFNTNLEAAEEVARQLRLRDLGGLVVIDFIDMESQKNQRDVENRLRDALHYDRARVQFGKISKFGLMELSRQRLQPSLGESSHQPCPRCNGTGFIRGIESTALHILRIIQEQAMKDQTGAIHAQIPVDVATFLLNEKRADIFAIESRLKVSVVLIPNIHLVTPHYKITRLRHDEINPLEMLTPSYRLSETIEEATPAETRKENKPAAQVPVVRGITPTQPAPIIAEKAAEITSAISTSAKSGLIGRIFGWLQKFGEDKPAAVTPAVEPVAPTVREHRPQQDTRNRNRSRNERPPRNEIRNEAKGETATERPARTERPPRPERAPRQDRGPQEVGIEMNSDKQAKPESGKKPRPPRQPRHAIDNNVNETAAAEATLTNDDAATGVATAPQEPRSRRGRRGGRRERRPEHANNQAETATADTANQLPSTAKNEIAPDVVAPAIATEAEAATSAPAEIKSDAIAVSEPVVAEPVVEVHEAATEIQQIEPIAAPVEIIAAPAAVVSPTSPSVAATQMDIFAPATTDTSSTVTAAPIAASGKPAIEQLLAELLAPSTEAANLQMIETQAASKEQQSAPTATPKARAARAKPVVTEAESAPLLQVETTAAPVVNAEIGTNKPRRERKSLQQNTQNVAEVQLTQVETKH; from the coding sequence CCGGCCGCCCGCGCATACAAGACGTCTTGCGCGAAGGGCAGGAGCTCATCGTTCAGGTAGAAAAAGACGAGCGCGGCAACAAGGGCGCGGCCCTCACCACCTACATCAGCCTAGCCGGTCGATATCTGGTATTAATGCCGAACAATCCGCGCGGCGGCGGCGTTTCCCGTCGTATTGAAGGCGAGGAACGTAACGAACTGCGCGATGTAATGGCCCAACTCGTCATACCCGCCGGGATGAGTATTATTGCCCGTACCGCCGGTATCGGACGCGGAGTAGAAGAATTGCAGTGGGATTTGAACTACTTGCTGCAATTATGGAACGCTATTGACGGCGCGGCAAATAGCCAAAAAGGTGCATTTCTGATTTATCAGGAAAGCAGCCTGGTGATACGCGCCATTCGCGACTACTTCCAGCCTGACATTGGCGAAATCCTGATTGATACCGAAGAGGTCTACGAGCAGGCGCAGCAGTTCATGAGCCATGTGATGCCCGGCAATGTGCACAAAGTCAAATTGTACAAAGACGATGTGCCCTTGTTCTCCCGCTTCCAAATCGAACATCAGATTGAAACCGCTTTTTCCCGCGAAGTGAGTCTGCCTTCCGGCGGCGCAATCGTGATCGACCACACCGAAGCCCTGGTTTCGGTCGACGTCAACTCGGCACGCTCCACCCGCGGTACCGATATCGAGCAGACAGCATTCAACACCAATCTGGAAGCAGCGGAAGAAGTCGCTCGCCAGTTGCGCTTGCGCGATCTGGGCGGACTGGTCGTTATCGATTTCATCGACATGGAAAGCCAAAAAAATCAACGTGATGTGGAAAATCGTTTACGCGATGCATTACATTACGATCGCGCTCGCGTCCAGTTTGGCAAAATATCGAAATTCGGCCTGATGGAGCTATCGCGTCAACGCTTGCAGCCTTCTCTCGGCGAATCCAGTCACCAACCCTGCCCCCGCTGCAATGGCACCGGTTTCATACGCGGTATCGAATCAACCGCATTGCATATCCTGCGCATCATTCAGGAGCAAGCGATGAAAGATCAGACGGGTGCGATCCATGCCCAGATTCCGGTTGATGTTGCTACCTTCCTGTTAAATGAAAAACGTGCTGATATTTTTGCCATCGAGTCACGGCTCAAGGTCAGTGTCGTGCTCATTCCCAACATTCATTTAGTGACGCCGCATTACAAGATTACCCGCCTGCGTCACGATGAAATCAATCCGCTGGAAATGCTTACTCCAAGTTATCGATTAAGCGAAACTATCGAAGAGGCGACCCCGGCAGAAACCCGGAAAGAGAATAAGCCGGCAGCGCAAGTTCCTGTGGTCCGCGGCATTACTCCAACCCAACCGGCACCGATTATTGCTGAAAAGGCAGCTGAAATCACTTCAGCCATAAGCACTTCTGCCAAATCCGGCTTGATTGGGCGGATTTTTGGCTGGCTGCAAAAATTTGGCGAAGATAAACCTGCCGCCGTTACGCCTGCAGTTGAACCAGTTGCGCCGACCGTACGGGAGCATCGCCCACAACAAGATACACGCAACCGCAATCGCTCACGCAATGAGCGTCCGCCACGCAATGAAATACGTAACGAAGCGAAAGGCGAAACGGCAACCGAACGTCCTGCCCGCACTGAACGCCCGCCTCGTCCGGAGCGTGCACCGCGTCAGGATCGCGGCCCGCAAGAAGTCGGCATTGAAATGAATTCGGACAAACAAGCCAAACCTGAATCCGGCAAAAAGCCACGCCCACCACGCCAACCGCGCCATGCCATTGACAATAACGTGAATGAGACCGCAGCAGCGGAAGCCACGCTGACAAATGACGATGCCGCCACCGGCGTTGCGACTGCACCGCAAGAACCCCGCAGTCGCCGTGGACGTCGCGGGGGCCGTCGCGAGCGCCGTCCTGAGCATGCAAACAACCAAGCCGAGACCGCGACTGCAGATACAGCCAACCAGCTGCCTTCGACTGCTAAAAACGAAATTGCGCCTGACGTAGTTGCGCCTGCAATCGCTACGGAAGCGGAAGCAGCAACTTCTGCTCCGGCTGAAATCAAGAGCGATGCAATTGCCGTATCTGAACCGGTTGTTGCTGAACCGGTTGTTGAAGTTCATGAAGCGGCAACCGAGATTCAGCAGATTGAACCGATCGCAGCTCCCGTTGAGATCATTGCTGCTCCAGCCGCCGTTGTCAGCCCGACAAGCCCGTCTGTAGCAGCAACGCAAATGGACATATTCGCACCGGCTACTACAGACACTAGCAGTACCGTCACAGCTGCTCCAATTGCGGCATCGGGAAAACCAGCCATTGAGCAATTACTGGCCGAGCTGCTGGCGCCTTCTACCGAAGCCGCGAATTTACAAATGATCGAGACGCAAGCAGCAAGCAAGGAACAGCAAAGCGCTCCGACAGCCACCCCCAAGGCCAGAGCGGCTCGAGCCAAACCGGTTGTCACAGAGGCAGAGAGCGCACCGTTGTTGCAAGTCGAGACCACAGCAGCACCTGTCGTCAATGCCGAGATCGGAACGAACAAACCTCGCCGCGAACGTAAATCATTGCAACAGAACACGCAGAATGTGGCTGAAGTCCAGCTCACCCAGGTCGAGACCAAACACTAA